A genome region from Dolichospermum compactum NIES-806 includes the following:
- the nadA gene encoding quinolinate synthase NadA: MFTTTLTQPKSGILPLDLFAAIADLKTELNAVILAHYYQDPDIQDIADFIGDSLQLARAAANTKADVIVFAGVHFMAETAKILNPDKLVLLPDINAGCSLADSCPPQEFAKFKDAHPDHLVISYINCSAQIKAMSDIICTSSNAVKIVQQIPQEQPIIFAPDRNLGRYVMEQTGREMLLWQGSCIVHETFSEKKIVQLKITHPHAEAIAHPECETSVLRHASYIGSTAALLNYCQTSPSQEFIVATEPGIIHQMQKLAPDKHFIPAPPQSDCNCNECPFMRLNTLEKLYLAMKNRTPEITLPEEIRIAALRPMQRMLEMSK; encoded by the coding sequence GTGTTTACAACTACACTTACTCAACCAAAATCAGGCATTTTACCCTTAGATTTATTTGCCGCCATTGCGGATCTCAAAACAGAACTGAATGCAGTGATATTAGCCCACTACTATCAAGATCCTGACATTCAAGATATTGCCGATTTCATTGGCGATTCCTTACAATTAGCTAGAGCCGCAGCTAATACCAAAGCCGATGTCATTGTCTTTGCCGGTGTTCACTTCATGGCGGAAACTGCCAAAATCCTCAACCCTGATAAATTGGTTTTATTACCAGATATCAATGCAGGATGTTCTTTAGCAGATAGTTGTCCTCCCCAAGAATTTGCCAAGTTCAAAGACGCACACCCAGACCATTTGGTAATTTCCTATATTAACTGCTCGGCTCAAATCAAAGCCATGAGCGATATCATCTGTACCAGTTCCAACGCTGTGAAAATTGTCCAGCAAATACCCCAGGAACAACCGATTATTTTCGCCCCAGATCGCAACCTGGGACGGTATGTAATGGAACAAACAGGACGGGAAATGCTGTTATGGCAAGGTAGCTGTATTGTCCATGAAACCTTTTCCGAAAAGAAAATAGTCCAGTTAAAAATTACACATCCTCATGCAGAAGCGATCGCTCACCCCGAATGTGAAACCAGCGTCCTCCGCCATGCCAGTTATATTGGCTCTACAGCCGCCTTACTCAATTATTGTCAAACCAGCCCTAGTCAAGAATTTATCGTGGCTACAGAGCCAGGAATCATTCACCAGATGCAAAAGCTAGCACCTGACAAACACTTTATTCCCGCACCCCCCCAAAGTGATTGCAACTGCAACGAATGTCCATTTATGCGGCTAAACACCCTAGAAAAACTCTATCTAGCCATGAAAAACCGCACCCCAGAAATTACCCTCCCAGAAGAAATCCGCATAGCCGCACTGCGACCCATGCAGAGAATGTTAGAAATGAGCAAATAA
- a CDS encoding helix-turn-helix transcriptional regulator, with product MRKRRRELDLSQEELAEKAELHRTYISSIESGKCNISLDNIEKLAKSLNISISDLFVTCNNISEN from the coding sequence ATAAGAAAGCGAAGAAGAGAACTAGATTTATCTCAAGAAGAACTTGCAGAAAAAGCAGAACTTCATCGCACTTATATTTCAAGTATTGAATCAGGAAAATGTAATATTTCCCTAGACAATATAGAAAAATTAGCCAAATCCCTAAATATATCCATATCTGATTTGTTTGTAACCTGCAATAACATATCAGAAAATTGA
- a CDS encoding cyclase family protein — protein MISKNFQPLSNISYSRVIHLSHLIDQDIPKWTGDPSVEFTSVAEIPDDGYYLRRFSLGEHSGTHINGPNSFYANGASIDQYPASSLILPAIVINICEQASINPDYVLTISDIQTWETEFGEIPTGSLVILYTGWQEKWLNHQAFFNQDKDGKMHFPGFSYDATEFLIAHRKITGVGIDTHGVDSGQDTNFTINRLLLQESLIVLENLTNLDQLPPHSITLIIGILRLRGGSGSPAAIMALF, from the coding sequence TTGATCAGCAAAAATTTCCAACCATTAAGTAATATTAGTTACTCTCGCGTCATCCATCTTAGCCATCTCATTGATCAAGATATACCAAAATGGACAGGTGATCCTTCCGTAGAATTTACCAGTGTTGCAGAAATTCCAGATGATGGTTATTACTTACGCCGCTTTTCCTTGGGAGAACATAGCGGGACTCATATTAATGGTCCCAATAGTTTTTATGCAAACGGTGCAAGTATTGACCAGTATCCAGCATCATCCCTAATATTACCAGCTATAGTTATCAATATTTGTGAGCAGGCATCAATAAATCCTGATTATGTCTTGACTATTAGTGATATCCAAACTTGGGAAACTGAATTTGGAGAAATTCCCACAGGGAGCTTAGTGATATTATATACTGGTTGGCAAGAAAAATGGTTAAATCACCAGGCATTTTTTAATCAAGATAAAGACGGAAAAATGCACTTTCCTGGTTTTAGTTATGATGCAACTGAGTTTTTAATTGCACATCGGAAAATTACTGGAGTAGGTATTGATACTCATGGTGTAGATTCTGGACAGGATACTAATTTTACTATTAACCGGTTGCTGTTGCAGGAATCGCTAATTGTTCTCGAAAACCTCACCAATTTAGATCAGTTACCACCGCATAGTATCACCTTAATCATTGGAATTCTCAGATTAAGAGGAGGTTCTGGTTCTCCCGCTGCAATCATGGCATTATTTTAA
- the mfd gene encoding transcription-repair coupling factor — MAFSSIVRALARSPLTAELITKLNKQQELRLNGISRLPKGLIASALASYEDQDLCVVCATLEEAGRVFAQMEAMGWKTVHFYPTSEASPYEPFDPENELSWGQMQVLADLVNGPSSVVSRQLPKQRTAIIATVGALQPHLPPPEAFKSFCVTLEKGMEFDLDGFGEKITILGYERVPLVETEGQWSRRGDIVDVFPVSSELPVRLEWFGDEIEQIREFDPATQRSALDKVEKVTLTPTSFAPIINTALTENVETFHETSLQELGTLEGSRRFLGLAFAKPASLLDYLAENTLVAIDEPEQCYAHSDRWVENANSQWSVVSQRRLGGFPHEGLTNSEGVSGQLSVGLPKIHRNFHECIGEIGNFRKLYLSELSEENSGLNLASRPLPVTPHQFAKLGETIRNERERNFAVWIISAQPSRSVSLLQEHDCPAQFIPNPRDYQAIDKLQINHIPIALKYSGLAELEGFILPSFRLVIVTDREFYGQHSLANFGYVRKRRQATSKQVDPNKLRQGDYVVHRSHGIGKFDKLESLTINDETRDYLVVQYADGLLRVAADQVSSLSRFRTSADKAPELHKMTGKAWENTKNKVRKAIKKLAVDLLKLYAARSQQQGFSYPQDMPWQEEMEDSFPYQPTTDQLKAVQDVKRDMESERPMDRLVCGDVGFGKTEVAIRAIFKAVTAGKQVALLAPTTILTQQHYHTIKERFAPYPVNVGLLNRFRSTEEKRNIQKRLATGELDIVVGTHQLLGKGVQFKDLGLLVIDEEQRFGVNQKEKIKSLKTQVDVLTLSATPIPRTLYMSLSGIREMSLITTPPPTRRPIQTHLAPLNSDIVRSAIRQELDRGGQVFYVVPRVDGIEETTTKLREMVPGGRFAIAHGQMDESELESTMLTFGNNDADILVCTTIIESGLDIPRVNTILIEDAHRFGLSQLYQLRGRVGRAGIQAHAWLFYPKQRELSDAARQRLRAIQEFTQLGSGYQLAMRDMEIRGVGNLLGAEQSGQMDVIGFDLYMEMLEEAIREIRGQEIPKVEDTQIDLNLTAFIPATYIPDPDQKMSAYRAVATVKSKYELKQIAAEWTDRYGTIPVPANQLLRVMELKQLAKNLGFSRIKPENKQHIVLETPMEEPAWNLLAENLTPTMKARFVYSPGKVTARGLGVFKADQQLQTLIDTFMKMQGAISETA; from the coding sequence ATGGCCTTTTCTTCTATTGTGCGTGCTTTGGCGCGATCGCCTCTTACCGCAGAACTCATTACTAAACTCAACAAACAGCAGGAATTGCGGTTAAATGGGATTTCTCGGCTACCCAAAGGACTGATAGCTTCAGCATTAGCAAGTTATGAAGATCAGGATTTATGTGTGGTCTGTGCCACTCTAGAGGAAGCTGGGCGGGTTTTTGCCCAAATGGAAGCAATGGGATGGAAAACTGTCCACTTTTACCCCACTTCCGAAGCTTCTCCCTATGAACCCTTTGACCCTGAAAATGAGTTGAGTTGGGGTCAAATGCAGGTGTTAGCTGATTTGGTCAATGGTCCGTCGTCAGTCGTCAGTCGTCAGTTGCCAAAACAAAGAACTGCCATAATTGCTACTGTGGGGGCGTTGCAGCCGCATTTGCCACCACCGGAGGCGTTTAAATCATTTTGTGTCACCTTGGAAAAAGGGATGGAATTTGATTTAGACGGGTTTGGGGAAAAAATCACGATTTTGGGATATGAACGAGTTCCCCTGGTGGAAACTGAAGGACAATGGAGTAGACGGGGAGATATTGTGGATGTGTTTCCCGTGTCCTCAGAGTTGCCTGTGCGCTTGGAATGGTTCGGGGACGAAATTGAACAAATTCGGGAATTTGACCCGGCTACCCAGCGTTCTGCCTTGGATAAGGTGGAAAAAGTTACCCTCACCCCTACAAGTTTTGCACCGATTATCAACACAGCACTTACAGAAAATGTAGAGACGTTTCATGAAACGTCTCTACAAGAGTTAGGAACATTAGAAGGAAGTCGGCGGTTTTTGGGGTTGGCTTTTGCAAAACCGGCTTCATTGCTGGATTATTTAGCAGAAAATACCCTTGTGGCCATTGATGAACCAGAACAATGTTATGCTCATAGCGATCGCTGGGTGGAAAATGCTAATAGTCAGTGGTCAGTGGTGAGTCAGCGCCGTCTTGGGGGTTTCCCCCATGAGGGACTGACGAACTCCGAAGGAGTCAGTGGTCAGTTGTCGGTTGGATTACCGAAAATTCATCGTAATTTTCATGAGTGTATAGGGGAAATTGGGAATTTTAGAAAGTTATATTTATCAGAATTATCGGAAGAAAATAGTGGACTAAATTTAGCAAGTAGGCCTTTACCTGTCACACCTCATCAATTTGCCAAGTTAGGGGAAACTATTAGAAATGAGAGAGAACGCAATTTTGCAGTTTGGATAATTTCGGCTCAACCTTCCCGTTCGGTTTCTTTGCTACAAGAACATGATTGTCCTGCCCAGTTTATCCCCAATCCCCGTGATTACCAAGCCATTGATAAACTACAAATTAATCATATCCCCATTGCTCTTAAATATTCCGGTTTGGCTGAATTAGAAGGGTTTATTTTACCTTCTTTTCGGTTAGTAATTGTTACCGATAGAGAATTTTATGGACAACATTCTTTAGCTAATTTTGGTTATGTTCGCAAACGTCGTCAAGCCACATCTAAACAAGTTGATCCTAATAAATTACGTCAAGGAGATTATGTTGTTCATCGTAGTCATGGTATTGGTAAATTTGACAAATTAGAAAGTTTAACAATTAATGATGAAACTCGTGATTATTTAGTTGTGCAATATGCAGATGGTTTGTTAAGAGTTGCGGCTGATCAAGTTAGTTCTTTATCTCGTTTTCGCACTAGTGCAGATAAAGCCCCAGAATTACACAAAATGACCGGCAAAGCTTGGGAAAATACTAAAAACAAAGTCCGTAAAGCCATTAAGAAACTAGCAGTAGATTTGTTAAAATTGTATGCTGCCCGTTCTCAACAACAAGGTTTTTCCTATCCCCAGGATATGCCTTGGCAAGAAGAAATGGAAGATTCTTTCCCTTACCAACCAACCACAGATCAGCTAAAAGCTGTACAAGATGTGAAACGGGATATGGAAAGTGAAAGACCGATGGATAGGTTAGTATGTGGAGATGTGGGTTTTGGGAAAACTGAAGTGGCAATTCGGGCGATTTTTAAAGCTGTCACCGCAGGAAAGCAAGTTGCACTTTTAGCCCCGACGACAATTTTAACTCAACAACATTATCATACAATTAAAGAACGTTTTGCCCCCTATCCTGTGAATGTGGGTTTACTAAATCGGTTTCGCAGTACAGAAGAAAAACGTAATATTCAAAAACGGCTGGCGACGGGAGAATTAGATATAGTTGTGGGGACACATCAATTATTAGGAAAAGGTGTGCAATTTAAAGATTTAGGACTTTTAGTAATTGACGAAGAACAAAGATTTGGAGTTAATCAAAAGGAAAAAATAAAGAGTCTCAAAACGCAAGTTGATGTTCTCACTCTTTCTGCAACTCCCATTCCTAGAACCTTATATATGTCATTATCAGGAATTAGGGAAATGAGTTTAATTACCACACCACCTCCCACCAGAAGACCCATTCAAACCCATCTTGCACCTTTAAATTCTGATATTGTCAGAAGTGCAATTCGTCAAGAACTAGATCGAGGTGGACAGGTATTTTATGTAGTTCCGCGAGTAGATGGAATTGAAGAAACAACTACAAAATTGCGGGAAATGGTTCCAGGCGGAAGATTTGCGATCGCCCATGGTCAAATGGACGAAAGCGAGTTAGAATCAACTATGCTGACTTTCGGCAATAATGACGCTGATATTTTAGTTTGTACGACAATTATTGAATCTGGTTTAGATATTCCGCGAGTTAACACCATATTAATTGAAGACGCGCACCGTTTTGGTTTATCTCAATTATATCAATTACGGGGTCGGGTAGGACGGGCAGGAATTCAAGCCCACGCATGGTTATTTTACCCCAAACAACGAGAATTATCGGATGCCGCTAGACAACGATTAAGAGCAATTCAAGAATTTACACAACTCGGTTCTGGATATCAATTAGCAATGCGAGATATGGAAATTCGCGGTGTAGGAAACTTGCTAGGTGCAGAACAATCTGGTCAAATGGATGTGATTGGCTTTGATTTGTATATGGAAATGTTAGAAGAAGCAATTCGAGAAATTAGAGGTCAAGAAATACCCAAAGTTGAAGATACTCAAATTGATCTGAATCTCACCGCATTTATCCCTGCTACCTACATTCCTGACCCTGATCAAAAAATGAGTGCTTATCGGGCTGTAGCCACAGTAAAATCAAAATATGAACTCAAACAAATTGCTGCTGAATGGACAGATAGATATGGGACTATACCAGTTCCAGCCAATCAATTATTGCGAGTTATGGAACTCAAACAATTAGCCAAAAATCTGGGATTTAGTCGCATTAAACCAGAGAATAAACAGCACATTGTTTTAGAAACACCAATGGAAGAACCCGCTTGGAATCTCTTAGCCGAAAATCTCACTCCCACCATGAAAGCCAGGTTTGTTTATTCTCCAGGGAAGGTAACAGCAAGAGGTTTAGGAGTATTTAAAGCAGACCAACAATTGCAGACTTTAATAGATACCTTCATGAAAATGCAAGGGGCAATTTCTGAAACTGCTTGA
- a CDS encoding TdeIII family type II restriction endonuclease — protein sequence MDEHIKQIIKENLRNSIRRFFKKSKKIKYQVLDDIFPNERRIRSLVGGLETSLGTTFWEPIAKTLAEINGFKIIPEKILVPNPFPQVLQKELDKLVHERENKPNQCIIPTEECIKRLKNTALKTNPQDIIQYIYPPKGTGVDIHLFKDGVNYLFDIKTTQPNLGDFKKFNKQMLEWFAYSLAKNPDANLEARIAIPFNPFPKPWYEEQKSKLSYLVLL from the coding sequence ATGGATGAGCATATTAAACAGATAATTAAAGAAAATCTTAGAAATTCAATTAGAAGATTTTTTAAAAAGTCAAAAAAAATAAAATATCAAGTATTAGATGATATTTTTCCTAATGAAAGACGAATACGATCTCTCGTAGGTGGACTAGAAACAAGTTTAGGAACAACTTTTTGGGAACCGATAGCTAAAACATTAGCTGAGATAAATGGATTTAAAATCATCCCAGAGAAAATCTTAGTACCAAATCCATTTCCTCAAGTTTTGCAGAAAGAATTAGATAAATTAGTTCATGAGCGCGAAAATAAACCTAATCAATGTATAATTCCAACGGAAGAATGTATAAAGAGACTAAAAAATACTGCTTTAAAAACTAATCCTCAAGATATCATTCAATATATATATCCTCCAAAAGGAACTGGGGTTGATATTCATTTATTTAAGGACGGAGTTAATTATCTATTTGACATTAAAACTACACAACCAAATCTGGGTGATTTTAAGAAATTTAATAAGCAAATGCTTGAATGGTTTGCTTACAGTCTTGCTAAAAATCCTGATGCTAATTTAGAAGCTCGTATTGCTATTCCTTTTAACCCTTTTCCAAAACCTTGGTATGAAGAACAAAAAAGTAAGTTATCTTATCTAGTTCTCCTTTAG
- a CDS encoding SGNH/GDSL hydrolase family protein: MSEPYLLAASLLIGLVIPTSAPPQITNLPKDSLSLLDLAEGFQVYEGKKNSPRQIAVPEFSNQIEKSSPAKKSLVKTDNSLPEFSRQTPATVEQSSVIRKNLPSLEILLSEFRQHGLSVPVQSSFNFNSPTTPTTSPISGSQLYQQRLASLVSGQIYTRTDNDENLELSGESNKAYKLTYQDWKSLLAMEAKAMAKGQGANRLSILVGDSLSLWFPKDKLPTGKLWLNQGISGDTSEGVSKRLSAFSGTRPDVIYVMIGINDLRKGATDKSILVNSSRIIHSLRQSHASSQIIVQSILPVRSQKIPNSRIRHINAQLAVIAQKQGANYLNIHNWFTDIDGNLRPELTTDGLHLSLAGYQVWQFALEQIEYRVAKIYN; the protein is encoded by the coding sequence ATGAGTGAACCTTATCTGTTGGCTGCAAGTTTATTAATAGGATTGGTAATACCAACATCAGCACCCCCCCAAATAACCAATCTTCCCAAAGATTCTCTATCTTTATTGGATTTAGCCGAGGGTTTCCAGGTTTACGAGGGCAAAAAAAATTCTCCACGTCAAATTGCTGTACCTGAATTTAGTAATCAAATTGAAAAGTCTTCACCAGCAAAGAAGAGTCTTGTCAAGACTGATAATTCATTACCAGAATTTAGTAGACAAACGCCGGCGACGGTTGAACAATCATCAGTAATCAGGAAAAACCTCCCCAGCTTAGAGATTCTATTATCAGAATTTAGACAGCATGGGTTATCAGTACCTGTGCAATCATCCTTTAACTTCAATTCCCCAACGACACCAACTACATCACCTATTTCTGGTAGTCAACTCTACCAGCAAAGATTAGCATCACTTGTATCTGGTCAAATTTATACGCGCACTGATAATGATGAAAATTTAGAATTGTCCGGGGAATCTAATAAGGCATATAAACTGACTTATCAAGACTGGAAAAGCTTATTAGCTATGGAAGCTAAAGCTATGGCCAAAGGTCAAGGTGCGAATCGGTTGAGTATTTTAGTAGGTGATTCTTTAAGTTTGTGGTTTCCCAAAGACAAACTACCTACGGGTAAATTATGGCTAAATCAAGGTATATCTGGAGACACTTCCGAGGGCGTTTCTAAAAGATTGTCGGCATTTTCTGGCACCAGACCAGATGTAATTTATGTAATGATTGGGATTAACGATTTACGTAAGGGTGCTACTGACAAGTCGATTTTGGTCAATTCCTCGCGGATTATTCATAGCTTACGTCAGAGTCATGCCAGCAGTCAGATTATTGTCCAATCTATTTTACCTGTGCGATCGCAGAAAATCCCTAATAGTCGAATTCGTCATATTAATGCCCAACTGGCTGTAATTGCCCAAAAGCAAGGGGCTAATTACCTCAATATTCACAATTGGTTTACGGATATTGATGGCAATTTGCGCCCCGAATTAACTACAGATGGATTACATTTATCATTAGCAGGATATCAAGTGTGGCAATTTGCACTTGAGCAAATAGAATATAGAGTTGCTAAAATTTACAATTGA
- a CDS encoding TIGR04168 family protein → MTSQKNQSKPIKIAVIGDVHDQWEVEDGIALQHLNVDLALFVGDFGNESVEVVKAIASLDLPKAAVMGNHDAWYSATEWGRKKCPYDRTKEDWVQEQLDLLGSAQVGYGKLDFPQWNLTVVGGRPFTWGGPEWRFAQMCQERYGVSSLEESADKIVKVVKSVTCDHIIFLGHNGPSGLGDRAEDPCGKDWHPIGGDFGDPDLAEAISQSLNLKKTVSLVAFGHMHRTLRHTKKLQRKAVFRSPEGTIYLNAATVPRIIQQDGMKLRNFSLVSLEDGLVRKASLVWVDQDYHIATEEVFYNSSVSVVPIL, encoded by the coding sequence ATGACCAGTCAGAAAAATCAATCAAAACCTATCAAAATTGCTGTAATTGGCGATGTTCACGACCAATGGGAAGTAGAGGACGGCATAGCACTCCAGCATCTCAATGTTGACTTGGCGCTATTTGTCGGTGATTTCGGGAATGAGTCGGTGGAAGTGGTAAAAGCGATCGCTTCTCTGGATCTTCCCAAAGCGGCGGTAATGGGCAACCACGATGCCTGGTACTCGGCGACTGAATGGGGACGCAAAAAATGTCCTTATGACCGCACGAAGGAAGACTGGGTACAGGAACAGCTAGATTTATTAGGTTCTGCTCAAGTCGGTTATGGTAAGTTAGATTTCCCTCAGTGGAATTTAACTGTGGTGGGTGGTCGTCCTTTTACCTGGGGAGGACCCGAATGGCGATTTGCCCAAATGTGTCAAGAACGCTATGGTGTCTCTAGTTTGGAGGAATCCGCAGATAAAATTGTTAAGGTAGTAAAAAGTGTTACTTGTGATCATATTATTTTTCTCGGACACAATGGACCGAGCGGTTTAGGCGATCGCGCTGAGGACCCTTGTGGCAAAGATTGGCATCCTATCGGTGGTGATTTTGGTGATCCTGATTTAGCGGAAGCAATTTCTCAAAGTCTCAACCTCAAGAAAACTGTTTCCCTAGTCGCTTTTGGTCATATGCACCGCACACTTCGCCATACGAAGAAGCTGCAAAGAAAGGCTGTATTTAGAAGTCCAGAAGGGACTATTTACTTAAATGCTGCCACTGTCCCCCGGATTATTCAGCAAGACGGGATGAAGTTACGGAATTTTTCTCTGGTTTCTTTGGAGGATGGTTTGGTAAGAAAAGCTTCTCTAGTTTGGGTGGATCAGGATTACCACATCGCTACTGAAGAAGTTTTTTATAATTCTTCAGTTTCAGTAGTGCCAATTCTGTAA
- a CDS encoding hemolysin family protein, which produces MSSFTFEILTILVLIFANGVFSMSEMAVVSARKVRLQQLANQGDVNAKAALKLAESPNHFLSIVQVGITLINILNGVFGGATIAKRLEDYIKLIPILANYSNAIAFGIVVLLITYFSLIVGELVPKRLALNNPEKIAASVAIPMRALAKIASPIVYLLSASTDLVLRILGITPSAEPQVTEEEIKILIEQGTEAGTFEEAEQDMVERVFRLGDRPVTSFMTPRPDIVWLDLEDPPEENRLKMAESGYSRYPICQEGLDNVLGIIPVTDLLARSLRNEPLDLTLGLRQPVFVPESTRGLKVLELFKQTVTHMALVVDEYGVIQGLVTLNDIMSEIVGDVPTEPGQEEPQAVQREDGSWLVDGMLGIEEFLELFDLEELEHEERGNYQTLGGFVITHLGRIPAAADHFEWDGMRFEVMDMDGNRVDKVLVVPKVIGN; this is translated from the coding sequence ATGTCTTCCTTCACGTTTGAAATTTTAACGATTTTAGTGCTAATTTTCGCCAACGGTGTATTTTCCATGTCGGAAATGGCCGTAGTTTCAGCCCGGAAAGTCAGACTACAGCAGTTAGCCAATCAAGGAGATGTCAACGCCAAGGCTGCATTAAAACTCGCAGAATCTCCCAATCATTTTCTCTCTATCGTCCAGGTAGGGATTACACTGATCAATATTCTGAATGGTGTCTTTGGTGGTGCGACCATTGCCAAAAGATTAGAAGATTATATCAAGCTAATTCCCATTTTAGCTAATTATAGTAATGCGATCGCCTTTGGCATCGTAGTCTTACTCATCACCTATTTTTCCCTCATTGTTGGTGAACTCGTCCCCAAACGTCTGGCTTTAAATAACCCCGAAAAAATCGCTGCTTCAGTAGCCATACCCATGCGGGCTTTAGCAAAAATAGCCTCACCCATAGTTTATCTTTTGAGTGCATCTACAGATTTAGTCTTGCGAATATTAGGAATCACACCCTCTGCTGAACCACAAGTCACAGAAGAAGAAATCAAAATTCTCATCGAACAAGGAACAGAAGCGGGAACATTTGAAGAAGCAGAACAGGACATGGTAGAGAGAGTTTTCCGGTTAGGCGATCGCCCCGTCACCTCCTTTATGACACCCCGACCTGATATAGTTTGGTTAGACTTGGAAGACCCCCCCGAAGAAAACCGCCTGAAAATGGCAGAAAGCGGTTATTCTCGCTATCCCATTTGTCAAGAAGGATTAGATAACGTCCTGGGAATTATTCCCGTCACCGACCTCCTAGCTAGAAGTTTACGCAACGAACCCTTAGACTTAACTCTAGGATTACGTCAACCCGTATTTGTCCCCGAAAGCACACGCGGTTTAAAAGTTTTAGAATTATTCAAACAAACCGTCACACACATGGCTTTAGTCGTAGATGAATATGGCGTAATTCAAGGCTTAGTCACCCTCAATGACATCATGAGTGAAATCGTCGGTGATGTTCCCACAGAACCAGGACAAGAAGAACCCCAAGCCGTACAACGGGAAGATGGTTCTTGGTTAGTAGATGGAATGTTAGGAATAGAAGAATTTTTAGAACTATTTGATCTTGAAGAATTAGAACATGAAGAAAGAGGAAATTATCAAACATTAGGCGGTTTTGTCATCACCCATTTAGGACGGATTCCCGCAGCCGCAGATCATTTTGAATGGGATGGTATGCGGTTTGAAGTCATGGATATGGACGGAAATCGGGTTGATAAAGTCCTAGTTGTACCCAAGGTCATAGGTAATTGA